The following are from one region of the Corynebacterium hindlerae genome:
- a CDS encoding M23 family metallopeptidase — protein MHKDAMRAGAGRHRKQSVSPTTKGRVALVAVATGAASTAGAGGVAVAQATSPEVQVQPQITLAADAAPAISSETPQILAISEFKPMANLNEQISKAIQYNQERIAADLAARAPKTAKPAEGAFTSGFGPRWGTIHTGIDIANAIGTPIYAVEDGVVIDAGPASGYGNWIRIRHADGAVSLYGHMETLDVTVGQEVTAGQKIAGMGSRGFSTGSHLHFEIHPDGNTPVDPVPWLAARGINV, from the coding sequence ATGCACAAGGATGCAATGCGAGCTGGCGCCGGTCGCCACCGCAAGCAGAGCGTTTCGCCGACGACCAAAGGTCGCGTCGCCCTCGTAGCAGTCGCAACAGGCGCTGCTTCTACCGCAGGTGCTGGCGGAGTCGCCGTCGCTCAGGCCACCAGTCCTGAGGTGCAGGTACAGCCACAGATCACCCTCGCAGCAGACGCGGCACCCGCCATCTCCAGCGAGACCCCTCAGATCCTCGCCATCTCCGAATTCAAGCCAATGGCCAACCTGAATGAACAGATCTCCAAGGCCATTCAGTACAACCAAGAGCGCATCGCAGCCGATCTTGCGGCTCGCGCCCCAAAGACCGCAAAGCCAGCCGAGGGCGCCTTCACCTCTGGTTTCGGCCCACGCTGGGGCACCATCCACACCGGAATTGACATCGCCAACGCTATCGGCACCCCAATCTACGCAGTAGAAGACGGCGTCGTGATCGATGCCGGCCCAGCTTCCGGCTACGGCAACTGGATCCGGATCCGCCACGCAGACGGCGCCGTTTCCCTGTACGGCCACATGGAGACCCTCGACGTTACCGTCGGCCAAGAAGTCACCGCAGGCCAGAAGATTGCAGGCATGGGCAGCCGCGGCTTCTCCACCGGCTCCCACCTGCACTTCGAGATCCATCCAGACGGCAACACCCCAGTGGATCCTGTGCCTTGGCTCGCAGCCCGTGGCATCAACGTCTAG
- a CDS encoding UvrD-helicase domain-containing protein translates to MDSSFGNASPFGGRRPQVSSADAFGSAGDLLDGLNPQQRAAVEHRGVPLLIVAGAGSGKTAVLTRRIAYLMQQGVHPGQILAITFTNKAAAEMRERVSGLVGPAAERMWVSTFHSTCVRILRQQAALIDGLNTNFTIYDSDDSKRLLTMIAKDFELDAKRFTARGLAAAISNHKNELVGPSEAMNLAGGEPYATTVARVYDEYQRRLRGSNAVDFDDLIGEVVFLLKSHPDIAEHYRRRFRHVLIDEYQDTNHAQYVLVSTLVGRPSDDPHAVPPAELAVVGDADQSIYAFRGATIRNIEEFEKDYPEARTIVLEQNYRSTQTILSAANAVIAQNENRREKKLWTALGEGEPITGYVADNEHDEARFVANEIDRLVDNGLNFGDIAVMYRTNNASRALEDVFMRTGIPYKVVGGTRFYERKEIRDIVAYLRVLDNPGDEMSLRRIINTPRRGIGDRALAFIGVHAQQHGISFDQALIDAAAGEVNLLGGRGRNAVAQFNELMESLRADARNTVDESTGMPNLGAIVSAVLDATGYKATLEASNDPQDGARLDNLNELVSIAREFSSEAANLLAFEDYEPVEGEPLPGSLQAFLERVSLVADSDQIPDNDQGVVTLMTLHTAKGLEFPVVFVTGWEDGQFPHLRALGDPKELAEERRLAYVGITRARQRLYLTRAMLRSSWGNPLTNPASRFLGEIPSDLIDWKRVEPSGGGWGAPSWGAPAPSAPVRRSSVPPAPKRSLNKNLQLAVGDRVNHEKYGLGKVQAVSGTGPRATVTIDFGSAGTVRLMLIGGVPMEKL, encoded by the coding sequence ATGGATAGCAGCTTCGGAAATGCCAGCCCATTCGGGGGACGTAGACCACAGGTGAGCAGCGCAGATGCGTTTGGATCGGCGGGGGATTTGCTGGACGGTCTCAATCCGCAGCAGCGGGCCGCGGTGGAGCATCGGGGGGTACCGCTGTTGATTGTGGCGGGTGCGGGGTCGGGTAAAACGGCGGTGCTGACCCGACGAATCGCCTACCTGATGCAACAAGGGGTGCATCCAGGTCAGATCCTGGCCATCACCTTCACCAACAAGGCCGCCGCGGAAATGCGCGAACGCGTCAGTGGTCTGGTTGGCCCAGCGGCGGAGCGGATGTGGGTGTCCACCTTCCACTCCACCTGCGTGCGGATATTGCGCCAGCAGGCCGCGCTTATCGACGGCCTGAACACCAATTTCACGATCTACGACAGTGACGATTCCAAGCGTCTCTTGACGATGATTGCCAAGGATTTCGAGCTGGACGCGAAGCGGTTCACGGCCCGTGGTTTAGCTGCTGCGATCTCGAATCACAAAAATGAGCTGGTCGGCCCCTCCGAGGCGATGAACCTGGCGGGCGGCGAGCCCTATGCCACGACCGTGGCGCGAGTCTACGACGAGTACCAGCGCCGCCTCCGCGGCTCCAACGCCGTTGATTTTGATGACTTGATCGGGGAAGTGGTGTTCCTGCTTAAGTCGCACCCCGACATCGCAGAACATTACCGCCGTCGGTTCCGCCACGTCCTCATCGACGAGTACCAGGACACCAACCACGCCCAATACGTGCTGGTCTCCACGTTGGTAGGGCGCCCCTCGGATGACCCACATGCGGTCCCGCCTGCAGAACTTGCGGTGGTAGGCGATGCAGACCAGTCCATTTACGCGTTCCGCGGGGCGACGATCCGTAATATCGAGGAGTTCGAGAAGGACTACCCAGAAGCCCGCACCATCGTACTGGAGCAGAACTACCGTTCGACCCAGACGATTCTGTCTGCTGCGAACGCGGTGATTGCGCAGAATGAGAACCGTCGTGAGAAGAAGCTGTGGACCGCGTTGGGCGAGGGCGAACCCATCACTGGGTACGTTGCCGACAACGAGCACGATGAGGCCCGCTTCGTGGCCAATGAGATTGATCGCCTGGTAGATAACGGTCTTAATTTCGGCGATATCGCGGTCATGTACCGCACGAACAACGCATCGCGCGCGCTGGAAGACGTGTTCATGCGCACCGGCATCCCCTACAAGGTGGTGGGAGGCACCCGCTTCTACGAACGCAAAGAGATCCGCGATATCGTCGCGTACTTGCGCGTGTTAGACAACCCCGGTGACGAAATGTCCCTGCGTCGTATCATCAACACCCCACGCCGAGGAATCGGCGATCGCGCGCTCGCATTCATCGGCGTGCACGCGCAGCAGCACGGCATCTCCTTTGACCAGGCGCTTATCGACGCCGCGGCGGGGGAGGTCAACCTGCTGGGTGGGCGCGGTCGCAACGCGGTTGCGCAGTTTAATGAGCTGATGGAGTCGCTTCGTGCGGACGCCCGGAACACGGTGGACGAGAGTACGGGCATGCCGAACCTAGGTGCCATTGTGTCCGCGGTGCTCGACGCCACCGGATACAAGGCCACCCTGGAGGCGTCGAACGACCCCCAGGACGGGGCGCGCCTGGACAACCTCAACGAGTTGGTCTCCATTGCACGGGAATTCTCTTCGGAAGCCGCCAACCTGCTCGCGTTCGAGGACTATGAGCCGGTGGAAGGAGAACCACTGCCGGGATCGCTGCAGGCCTTTTTGGAGCGCGTGTCCCTGGTAGCGGACTCTGATCAGATTCCAGACAACGATCAAGGCGTGGTGACGCTGATGACGTTGCACACCGCCAAGGGCCTGGAATTCCCGGTGGTGTTCGTAACGGGTTGGGAGGACGGACAATTCCCACACCTGCGGGCGTTGGGAGACCCTAAGGAGCTGGCGGAGGAGCGTCGTTTAGCGTACGTTGGGATTACCCGTGCCCGGCAGCGCCTGTACCTCACCCGCGCGATGCTGCGCAGCTCCTGGGGGAACCCGCTGACAAACCCGGCATCGCGGTTCCTCGGGGAGATCCCTTCCGACCTCATCGATTGGAAACGTGTTGAACCATCTGGAGGTGGCTGGGGTGCACCGTCGTGGGGGGCTCCCGCTCCTTCGGCCCCAGTTCGGCGCTCCAGCGTGCCACCCGCACCGAAGCGGTCGCTCAACAAGAACCTGCAGCTCGCCGTGGGGGATCGGGTCAATCACGAGAAGTACGGATTAGGCAAGGTGCAGGCTGTGTCCGGCACCGGACCGCGCGCCACAGTGACCATCGACTTTGGCTCTGCCGGGACGGTGCGGCTCATGCTCATTGGTGGCGTGCCGATGGAGAAGTTGTAA
- a CDS encoding chorismate mutase: MSEEFDIRMPSGTDDPLSDAEIQKYREEINRLDGVILDAVKRRTEVSQAIGRTRMGSGGTRLVHTREVAIINKFRDEIGEEGPALAAILLRMGRGKLG; this comes from the coding sequence ATGAGTGAAGAATTTGATATCCGCATGCCGTCAGGCACCGACGACCCACTTTCCGACGCCGAAATCCAGAAGTACCGCGAGGAAATCAACCGCCTCGACGGAGTCATCCTCGACGCAGTGAAGCGTCGCACCGAGGTGTCCCAAGCGATCGGCCGCACTCGAATGGGGTCCGGGGGTACGCGACTAGTCCACACCCGTGAGGTGGCGATTATCAACAAGTTCCGCGACGAAATTGGCGAAGAAGGACCAGCTCTCGCCGCTATCCTGCTCCGAATGGGGCGGGGAAAGCTCGGTTAG